A genomic window from Lycium barbarum isolate Lr01 chromosome 4, ASM1917538v2, whole genome shotgun sequence includes:
- the LOC132638057 gene encoding arabinogalactan protein 41 produces the protein MAINGSSNKVVFGFFAAFALIFSIFLPTVQAQQPFAPAPAPASDGTTIDQGIAYVLMLLALAVTYLIHSADVPFGV, from the exons aTGGCGATTAATGGTTCTTCTAATAAGGTGGTGTTTGGATTCTTTGCTGCATTTGCTCTAATTTTCTCCATCTTTTTGCCTACTGTTCAGGCCCAACAGCCTTTTGCTCCTGCCCCTGCTCCAGCAAGTGACG GAACAACAATTGACCAAGGGATTGCGTACGTATTAATGTTGTTGGCATTGGCAGTAACATACCTCATTCACTCAGCTGATGTTCCCTTTGGTGTCTAA